A genomic window from Polaribacter gangjinensis includes:
- a CDS encoding DUF6168 family protein: protein MIKQLFFQFLIFLALFLLGFHLHEFILEKLHLQTAFSLKKVYLFHLGFSLLICINFIIFSTVDKIFQQLGFIYLVAIFLKIVVFCIIFYNPIFNKENLDFASRISLFIPMIIFLLTEAFFVAKILNKKG, encoded by the coding sequence ATGATTAAGCAACTTTTTTTTCAATTTTTGATTTTTTTAGCACTGTTTTTACTAGGATTTCATTTGCATGAATTCATCCTTGAAAAGCTTCATCTACAAACGGCTTTTTCACTTAAAAAAGTCTACCTATTTCACCTAGGGTTTTCATTACTAATTTGTATCAATTTTATTATTTTTTCAACTGTTGATAAAATTTTTCAACAACTTGGTTTTATCTACTTAGTGGCAATTTTTTTAAAAATAGTTGTATTTTGTATTATCTTCTACAACCCTATATTTAATAAGGAAAATTTAGATTTTGCATCTAGAATTTCGTTGTTTATACCAATGATTATTTTTTTATTAACAGAGGCTTTTTTTGTAGCTAAAATTTTGAATAAAAAAGGATAG
- a CDS encoding AtpZ/AtpI family protein, with amino-acid sequence MKKQNYSKKPLNKALQLSGAGLQMGLTIYLGFLLGKWLDDKFQLTFLTETITLLAIFLAMFSLIKQANKIND; translated from the coding sequence ATGAAAAAACAAAATTACTCAAAAAAACCTTTAAATAAAGCACTACAACTTTCTGGAGCAGGACTTCAAATGGGATTGACCATTTACTTGGGGTTTTTACTAGGAAAATGGCTAGATGATAAATTTCAACTTACTTTTTTAACAGAAACAATTACTCTTTTAGCCATTTTTTTAGCGATGTTTTCACTTATCAAACAAGCCAATAAAATCAATGATTAA
- a CDS encoding bactofilin family protein, with product MERNVIAKSTTIIGDIKAIGDFRIDGILEGSLKTNGRVIIAAEAIVKGDVEASNADIEGEFSGNLKVEKILTVKTIAKISGDVVVGKLSIEPGATFNASCIMTGTAKVQKKENEKTKLLKKTFK from the coding sequence ATGGAAAGAAACGTTATTGCAAAAAGCACAACAATTATTGGTGACATAAAAGCAATTGGAGATTTTAGAATTGACGGAATTTTAGAGGGTTCTTTAAAAACAAACGGAAGAGTAATTATTGCTGCTGAAGCCATTGTAAAAGGAGATGTTGAAGCATCTAATGCTGATATTGAAGGCGAATTTTCAGGAAATTTAAAAGTAGAAAAAATTTTAACCGTCAAAACAATCGCAAAGATTTCTGGTGATGTTGTTGTTGGAAAATTATCTATTGAACCTGGTGCAACATTTAATGCATCTTGTATCATGACAGGTACTGCAAAAGTTCAAAAAAAGGAGAATGAAAAAACAAAATTACTCAAAAAAACCTTTAAATAA
- a CDS encoding tetratricopeptide repeat protein produces the protein MKNEKKILVFTFFLVLAIACGTKKNTFVSRNYQALTTKYNVLFNGHEALNAGIQEINTNYKDDWFQRLPIEPIEFEEKRADITEFGLGAGFDSKEDDTKKTLTTFDKAEEKAVKAIQVHKMNIDGLERNRQIDDAYLLLGKSRYYQQRFIPAIEAFNYVIANYPDANLIADTKIWRAKSEIRVDNEERAIETLKLLLVVRDTLEANLPDETKENGYTTLAMAYIKSDSIQKAKESLLLATRTLKNKDQAARNLFILGQLFAEENKKDSAAMQFKKLINFNNAPERYKIHAEIELAKNAINDSMAAISFERIQKLIKNRDNRPYLDALYYQKGVLNEQKDSTQLAISDYNSSLRAPNGDEKQRTFTYEKLGNLHFKNSEYQYASAYFDSVLQISKDTLDLRIRRIKRKQKSLVSLIQYENLVTNSDSILRLAALSKDDQKAFFEKYIEKIKKDDEAAAQLRLNQLAFGNNNTSLASANQGKWYFYNTQSTSFGATEFRKIWGNRKLEDDWRWAEKSKNAIQEKEITQVNQKNERYDLDSYINKIPTEKVVIDSLFFDRNQALYELGLIYKEQFNNPTLAKSRLERVASLNPNEELVLPINWHLYQLETTLQNPEKAAVYKNVIISKFPDTKFAQLLLNPDAKIQDEVAENEVETKYKEVYYAYKESKYDEVISAIDVILPTISNADLLPKFELLKAYAIGKSKDKETYKKALEFVSVNYGTTDEGKKAQAVLNQLEKKLKD, from the coding sequence TTGAAAAACGAAAAAAAAATACTTGTTTTTACTTTCTTTTTGGTACTTGCAATCGCTTGCGGAACCAAGAAAAACACTTTTGTTAGTAGAAACTATCAAGCATTAACAACCAAATACAATGTGTTGTTTAATGGTCATGAAGCGTTAAACGCAGGTATTCAAGAAATTAATACAAATTACAAAGACGATTGGTTTCAAAGATTGCCAATTGAACCAATCGAATTCGAAGAAAAACGAGCAGATATTACTGAGTTTGGTTTAGGAGCAGGTTTTGATTCTAAAGAAGATGATACCAAAAAAACACTCACAACTTTTGATAAGGCCGAAGAAAAAGCCGTAAAAGCTATTCAAGTTCATAAAATGAATATTGATGGTCTGGAACGAAATAGACAAATTGATGATGCGTATTTGTTGCTTGGAAAATCACGCTATTATCAACAACGATTTATTCCTGCTATTGAAGCTTTCAACTATGTAATTGCGAATTATCCTGATGCAAATTTAATTGCCGATACTAAAATTTGGCGCGCAAAATCAGAAATTAGAGTTGATAATGAAGAGAGAGCAATTGAAACACTGAAACTTTTATTAGTTGTAAGAGACACTTTAGAAGCAAATTTGCCTGATGAAACCAAAGAAAATGGGTACACAACCTTGGCAATGGCTTATATTAAAAGCGATAGCATTCAAAAAGCCAAAGAATCTTTGTTATTAGCAACAAGAACCTTAAAAAACAAAGATCAAGCAGCAAGAAATCTTTTTATTTTAGGACAATTATTTGCTGAAGAAAACAAAAAAGATTCAGCTGCAATGCAATTTAAAAAGCTCATCAATTTTAACAATGCTCCTGAAAGATATAAAATTCATGCAGAAATAGAATTGGCAAAAAATGCGATCAACGATTCTATGGCTGCAATTTCTTTTGAAAGAATACAAAAACTCATCAAAAACCGAGATAATAGGCCATATTTGGATGCGTTGTATTATCAAAAAGGAGTTTTAAATGAACAAAAAGACAGTACTCAGTTAGCAATTTCAGATTATAATAGCTCTTTGAGAGCGCCAAATGGCGATGAAAAACAACGCACTTTCACCTATGAAAAATTAGGAAATTTACACTTCAAAAACTCAGAATATCAATATGCAAGCGCTTATTTTGATAGTGTTTTACAAATTTCAAAAGACACGTTAGATTTGCGCATTAGACGTATCAAAAGAAAACAAAAAAGTTTGGTTTCGTTGATTCAATACGAAAATTTGGTAACAAATAGCGACAGTATTTTGCGATTAGCAGCGTTATCAAAAGATGATCAAAAGGCATTTTTTGAAAAGTATATAGAAAAAATTAAAAAAGATGATGAAGCAGCTGCACAATTGCGTTTAAATCAATTGGCTTTTGGTAATAATAACACTTCTTTAGCATCTGCTAATCAAGGAAAATGGTATTTTTACAACACGCAATCAACTAGTTTTGGCGCAACAGAATTCAGAAAAATTTGGGGAAATAGAAAGTTAGAAGATGATTGGAGATGGGCTGAAAAATCAAAAAATGCCATTCAAGAAAAAGAAATTACCCAAGTAAATCAGAAAAACGAACGCTATGATTTGGATTCCTATATCAATAAAATTCCAACCGAAAAAGTGGTTATTGATAGTTTGTTTTTTGATAGAAACCAAGCGTTGTATGAATTGGGATTGATTTATAAAGAACAGTTCAACAACCCAACTTTAGCAAAATCAAGATTAGAAAGAGTGGCTTCTTTGAATCCAAATGAAGAGTTGGTTTTACCCATCAATTGGCATTTGTATCAACTAGAAACAACGTTGCAAAATCCAGAAAAAGCTGCAGTATATAAAAACGTTATCATTTCTAAATTTCCTGACACAAAATTTGCACAATTGTTGTTAAATCCTGATGCAAAAATTCAGGATGAAGTTGCTGAAAATGAAGTGGAAACAAAATATAAAGAAGTGTATTACGCTTACAAAGAATCAAAATATGATGAAGTAATTTCAGCTATTGACGTGATATTACCTACAATTTCAAATGCTGATTTGTTACCAAAATTCGAATTGTTGAAAGCCTATGCAATTGGAAAATCTAAAGATAAAGAAACCTACAAAAAAGCGTTGGAATTTGTTTCCGTAAATTATGGAACAACAGATGAAGGAAAAAAAGCACAAGCTGTTCTAAATCAATTAGAAAAGAAATTGAAAGATTAA
- a CDS encoding ABC transporter ATP-binding protein codes for MIQTTQLSKKYGPTEVLNIHSLEIPTGQSFGLVGNNGAGKTTFFNILLDLVRPTTGAIINHDLQVNTSEDWKNFTGSFIDESFLIGYLTPEEYFEFVGDLRGMNKADVDSFIVKFDEFFNGEIIGRKKYLRDLSKGNQKKVGIIAAMMGNPKVIILDEPFANLDPTTQIRLKKIIKELSENNQITVLISSHDLTHITEVCERIVVLEKGNLVKDIQTSAETLQELESYFAV; via the coding sequence ATGATACAAACTACACAATTATCAAAAAAATACGGACCAACAGAAGTTTTAAATATCCATTCTTTAGAAATTCCAACAGGACAAAGTTTTGGTTTAGTAGGCAATAATGGCGCAGGAAAAACGACTTTTTTCAATATTTTATTAGATTTAGTGAGGCCTACAACAGGCGCCATCATAAATCACGATTTACAAGTGAACACAAGTGAAGATTGGAAAAATTTTACAGGATCATTTATTGATGAATCTTTTTTAATTGGATATTTAACTCCTGAAGAATATTTCGAATTTGTTGGCGATTTACGTGGAATGAACAAAGCTGATGTAGATAGTTTCATTGTAAAATTCGACGAATTTTTCAACGGTGAAATTATTGGAAGAAAAAAATATTTGCGCGATTTAAGCAAAGGAAATCAGAAAAAAGTGGGCATTATTGCAGCAATGATGGGAAATCCTAAAGTAATTATTTTAGATGAACCTTTTGCAAATTTAGATCCAACAACGCAAATCCGATTGAAAAAAATCATAAAAGAATTGTCCGAAAACAACCAAATAACAGTATTAATTTCCAGTCACGATTTAACGCATATCACAGAAGTTTGCGAAAGAATTGTAGTTCTAGAAAAAGGAAATTTGGTAAAAGATATCCAAACTTCTGCAGAAACTTTGCAAGAGTTAGAAAGCTATTTTGCGGTTTAA
- a CDS encoding DUF5687 family protein, whose translation MIAHFLKLEWKQYFRSSYWQKSIFLNILLAFFALYFMASFLIIGIGGYFILKEQFPDQDPLFLVNGFLLYFIIGDLIFRYIMQKLPVMNIKPLLLLPIPKNTIVHFILVKSSFSFFNIFSLFFFIPFSVVLIKEGYGTSGVLGWLFSMILLTQMANYFNFLINKNNQVLVGLIVLLFAGYLIHYFDVFNLAGFVGEGFDAVYQNPIYVLIFLVLLLFLYQLNYKQLRNEVYLDALISAKVKEASSVDLSFTNRFGDIAPFIKNDLRLMMRNKRTKSSLWMLLMGLFYGLIFYTQPIYLKMEFMFVFVGIFSTGIFLMNFGQFIPAWDSSYYKMLMSQNIKYERYLKSKFMIMTISVVILFVLGIPYVYFGWKILAVHFAAMIYNIGVNTHVIMFGGSFNRKKINLDEKAAFNYQGTGAVQWLIGIPLMIFPMALFGLMNWLINFESAVITLLILGFAGIAFHQQIMNFITKKYQESKYKMIHAFNQEN comes from the coding sequence ATGATTGCACACTTTTTAAAGTTAGAATGGAAACAATATTTTCGTTCTTCTTATTGGCAAAAAAGTATTTTCCTAAATATTTTGTTGGCATTTTTTGCTTTGTATTTCATGGCAAGTTTCCTAATTATTGGAATTGGAGGGTATTTTATTTTAAAAGAACAATTTCCTGATCAAGATCCTTTATTTTTAGTAAATGGCTTTTTATTGTATTTTATTATTGGCGATTTAATTTTCAGATATATCATGCAAAAATTGCCTGTAATGAACATTAAACCCTTGCTATTATTGCCAATTCCAAAAAACACAATTGTACATTTTATTTTGGTAAAATCGTCATTTTCGTTTTTTAATATTTTTTCACTTTTTTTCTTTATTCCTTTTTCAGTGGTTTTAATCAAAGAAGGATATGGTACTTCTGGTGTTTTAGGATGGTTATTCAGCATGATTTTACTTACACAAATGGCCAATTATTTCAACTTTCTAATCAATAAAAACAACCAAGTTTTAGTAGGATTGATTGTATTGCTTTTTGCAGGATATTTAATTCATTATTTTGATGTTTTCAATTTGGCTGGTTTTGTGGGTGAAGGTTTTGATGCAGTCTATCAAAATCCAATTTATGTACTTATTTTCTTGGTTTTATTGCTGTTTTTATATCAGTTAAACTACAAACAATTGCGCAATGAAGTGTATTTAGATGCGCTTATTTCTGCAAAAGTAAAAGAAGCAAGTTCTGTTGATTTATCTTTTACAAATAGATTTGGAGATATTGCGCCTTTTATTAAAAACGATTTGCGCTTGATGATGCGAAACAAACGAACAAAATCATCACTATGGATGCTGTTAATGGGCTTATTTTATGGATTGATTTTTTACACTCAACCTATATATCTTAAAATGGAATTCATGTTTGTATTTGTAGGAATTTTTTCAACAGGAATTTTCTTAATGAATTTTGGGCAATTTATTCCTGCTTGGGACAGCAGTTATTACAAAATGTTGATGAGCCAAAATATCAAATACGAACGTTATTTAAAATCCAAATTTATGATTATGACCATTAGTGTAGTGATTCTTTTCGTACTTGGAATTCCGTATGTATATTTTGGGTGGAAAATTTTAGCAGTTCATTTTGCAGCCATGATTTATAATATTGGTGTAAATACACACGTCATTATGTTTGGAGGATCTTTCAACCGAAAAAAAATAAATTTAGATGAAAAAGCGGCTTTCAATTATCAAGGCACAGGAGCTGTACAGTGGTTGATTGGCATTCCATTAATGATTTTTCCAATGGCACTTTTTGGTTTGATGAATTGGTTAATCAATTTTGAGTCTGCTGTAATTACCTTGCTTATTTTAGGTTTTGCAGGCATTGCTTTTCATCAGCAAATAATGAATTTTATTACTAAAAAATACCAAGAATCAAAATACAAAATGATTCATGCTTTTAATCAAGAAAACTAA
- a CDS encoding PadR family transcriptional regulator, translated as MGNQKLYKGSLQTIILQLLASNEKMYGYEITQKVKELTKGELNITEGALYPALHKLEADGLLDVEVANVGNRLRKYYKLTERGTKETVSKLEEMQDFLKTMQQLVNPKFSLE; from the coding sequence ATGGGAAATCAGAAATTATATAAAGGCTCTTTACAAACCATTATTTTGCAATTATTGGCAAGTAATGAAAAAATGTATGGCTATGAAATTACGCAAAAAGTAAAAGAATTGACCAAAGGTGAATTGAATATTACTGAAGGCGCTTTGTATCCTGCATTGCATAAATTAGAAGCTGATGGTTTACTAGATGTAGAGGTTGCAAATGTGGGAAATAGACTCAGAAAATACTACAAATTGACAGAACGTGGAACCAAAGAAACTGTCAGTAAATTAGAAGAAATGCAAGATTTTTTAAAAACGATGCAACAATTGGTTAACCCAAAATTTAGTTTGGAATAA
- the trxA gene encoding thioredoxin yields MTTNLTKATFLEKVFNFEEHQEWKFEGNKPAIIDFYADWCGPCKMLSPILEQLLEEYKGTIDIYKIDTEVEQELAAAFGIRSIPTMLFCPMNEAPQMASGALPKAELERVIADVLKTEKPL; encoded by the coding sequence ATGACAACCAATTTAACCAAAGCGACTTTTTTAGAAAAAGTATTCAATTTTGAGGAACATCAAGAATGGAAATTCGAGGGAAATAAACCTGCAATCATCGATTTTTATGCAGATTGGTGTGGACCTTGCAAAATGTTGTCACCCATTTTAGAGCAGCTTTTAGAAGAATATAAAGGAACCATAGATATTTATAAAATTGATACTGAAGTTGAGCAAGAATTGGCTGCTGCATTCGGAATTAGAAGTATACCAACCATGTTATTTTGCCCAATGAATGAGGCGCCTCAAATGGCAAGTGGTGCTTTACCAAAAGCAGAATTAGAGCGCGTTATTGCAGATGTTTTAAAAACCGAAAAGCCTCTTTAA
- a CDS encoding prolyl oligopeptidase family serine peptidase — MMVSLILVACNPSKTVKTTPVNYPETAKKPVIDSLFNIEIIDNYRWLEDDMSKETENWVKSQNAVTFDYLSKIPYREQLKNRLSELWNYEKVGTPFKEGDYTYFYKNDGLQNQSVVYRQKEGGEPEVFLDPNTFSEDGSTSLSSLDFSEDGKTAAYSISEGGSDWRKVIIIDVETKKAIEDTLVDVKFSGISWYKNDGFYYSSYDKPKGSELSAKTDQHKLYYHKLGTSQKNDVVIFGEKPSEKHRYVGGYVTEDNRFLVITAAVSTSGNKLFIKDLSSKENKLITILNNVNSDTYIITNLGNTLYLQTNLNAPNQKVVTVDVANPTPENWKDFIPETENVLSCSSGAGYLFADYMVDAVTKIYQYDFTGKLIREVKLPGVGSAGGFGGKKDAKEVYFSFTNYNTPSSSYKFIPATGKYELYFKPAIDFYANDYESKQVFYTSKDGTKIPMMITHKKGIKLDGKNPTILYGYGGFNVSLTPYFSVVNAVWMEQGGIYAVPNLRGGGEYGKKWHDAGTKMKKQNVFDDFIAAAEYLIAQKYTSSDFLAISGGSNGGLLVGATMTQRPDLMKVALPAVGVLDMLRYHTFTAGAGWAYDYGTAEDSKEMLDYLKGYSPVHNVKKGVQYPATLVTTGDHDDRVVPAHSFKFAAELQEKQTGNNPTLIRIETNAGHGAGKPVSKIIEEEADVFGFTFFNMGFEKLPNPPKSKIKS, encoded by the coding sequence ATGATGGTAAGCCTTATTTTAGTCGCTTGTAATCCATCAAAAACAGTAAAAACAACTCCTGTGAATTATCCAGAAACAGCAAAAAAACCAGTCATTGATTCGCTTTTCAATATTGAAATTATAGATAATTATCGTTGGCTTGAAGATGATATGAGTAAAGAAACTGAAAATTGGGTGAAATCGCAAAATGCAGTTACTTTCGATTATTTGAGTAAAATTCCGTATCGAGAACAATTAAAAAATCGTTTGTCAGAATTATGGAATTACGAAAAGGTAGGAACACCTTTCAAAGAAGGTGATTACACTTATTTTTACAAAAATGACGGATTACAAAATCAATCTGTAGTTTACCGACAAAAAGAAGGTGGTGAACCTGAAGTTTTTTTAGATCCAAATACTTTTTCAGAAGATGGTTCAACTTCTCTAAGCAGTTTAGACTTTTCAGAAGATGGAAAAACAGCTGCTTACTCTATTTCTGAAGGCGGTTCTGATTGGAGAAAAGTAATTATTATCGATGTTGAAACCAAAAAAGCAATCGAAGATACCTTGGTTGATGTTAAATTCTCAGGAATTTCTTGGTACAAAAACGACGGATTTTACTACTCAAGTTACGACAAACCAAAAGGAAGTGAATTATCTGCAAAAACAGATCAGCATAAATTATACTATCACAAACTAGGAACTTCTCAAAAAAATGACGTCGTTATTTTTGGAGAAAAACCCTCAGAAAAACACAGATATGTTGGTGGCTATGTCACAGAAGACAATCGTTTTTTGGTGATTACTGCTGCCGTTTCAACATCAGGTAATAAATTGTTTATCAAAGATTTATCGTCCAAAGAAAATAAATTAATTACTATTTTGAATAATGTAAATAGTGATACATATATAATTACGAACCTTGGAAATACATTGTATTTACAAACCAATTTAAATGCTCCAAATCAAAAAGTAGTTACGGTTGATGTGGCAAATCCAACACCAGAAAATTGGAAAGATTTTATTCCAGAAACCGAAAATGTATTGAGTTGTTCTTCAGGTGCAGGATATTTATTTGCAGATTATATGGTTGATGCTGTTACTAAAATTTATCAATATGATTTTACTGGAAAATTAATTCGCGAAGTAAAATTACCAGGAGTTGGTTCTGCTGGTGGATTTGGAGGAAAAAAAGATGCTAAAGAAGTGTATTTTTCATTCACTAATTACAATACACCAAGTTCATCCTATAAATTTATTCCAGCAACCGGAAAATATGAATTGTATTTTAAACCAGCCATTGATTTTTATGCCAATGATTATGAGAGCAAACAAGTTTTTTATACTTCAAAAGATGGCACAAAAATTCCGATGATGATTACGCACAAAAAAGGGATAAAATTGGATGGGAAAAATCCAACAATTTTATATGGTTATGGCGGATTTAATGTGAGTTTAACACCTTATTTTAGTGTGGTAAATGCAGTTTGGATGGAACAAGGAGGCATTTATGCTGTTCCAAATTTACGTGGTGGTGGAGAATATGGAAAGAAATGGCATGATGCAGGTACCAAAATGAAAAAGCAAAATGTATTTGATGATTTTATTGCTGCAGCTGAATATTTGATTGCCCAAAAGTATACATCTTCCGATTTTTTAGCGATTAGTGGTGGCTCAAATGGTGGATTATTAGTTGGCGCAACAATGACACAAAGACCTGACTTAATGAAAGTTGCATTGCCTGCAGTGGGTGTTTTAGACATGTTGCGTTATCATACATTTACAGCAGGCGCAGGTTGGGCTTATGATTATGGAACTGCAGAAGACAGCAAAGAGATGTTGGATTATTTAAAAGGATATTCTCCTGTTCACAATGTTAAAAAAGGTGTTCAATATCCTGCAACTTTGGTAACAACTGGCGATCATGATGACAGAGTAGTGCCTGCTCATAGTTTTAAATTTGCTGCTGAATTACAAGAAAAACAAACAGGAAACAATCCAACGTTGATTAGAATTGAAACCAATGCTGGTCATGGTGCAGGAAAACCAGTATCAAAAATTATTGAAGAAGAAGCAGATGTTTTCGGGTTTACCTTTTTTAATATGGGCTTTGAGAAATTACCAAATCCGCCAAAAAGTAAAATAAAAAGCTAA
- a CDS encoding polyprenyl synthetase family protein, giving the protein MDILQYQQVFLDYLGSKKWVREPKNLYEPIDYILQLGGKRMRPILTLMAADIFSSDYKKALPAALAVEVFHNFTLIHDDIMDEAPLRRGKKTVHEKWNLNTGILSGDAMLILAYQFFESYEPEIFQELAKLFSKTALEVCDGQQLDVDFETRNNVTIDEYIEMIRLKTSVLVAAALKMGAIVSKTDAKNADLIYDFGLNLGLAFQLQDDYLDTFGDPETFGKQIAGDIIENKKTYLYIQALKLADKRDQQKLQFFYNQKLEDNSIKITEVTRIFELYDIPILIKAEIESFTDKAFETLQEMNIPQSDKENLRNFGLWLMNRTV; this is encoded by the coding sequence TTGGACATTTTACAATATCAACAAGTATTTTTAGACTATTTAGGATCAAAAAAATGGGTAAGAGAGCCCAAAAATTTGTACGAACCAATAGATTATATTCTGCAATTAGGAGGCAAAAGAATGCGTCCAATTTTAACATTGATGGCTGCAGATATTTTTTCTTCGGATTACAAAAAGGCCTTACCAGCAGCTTTGGCGGTAGAAGTTTTTCACAATTTTACATTGATTCATGATGATATCATGGATGAAGCTCCTTTGCGAAGAGGAAAAAAGACGGTTCATGAAAAGTGGAATTTAAATACAGGGATTCTTTCAGGAGATGCCATGCTGATTTTAGCGTATCAATTTTTTGAAAGTTATGAGCCCGAGATTTTTCAAGAATTGGCAAAATTGTTCAGTAAAACTGCCTTAGAAGTTTGTGATGGTCAACAGTTGGATGTTGATTTTGAAACTAGAAATAATGTTACAATTGATGAATATATTGAAATGATTCGCCTAAAAACATCGGTTTTAGTTGCAGCAGCTTTAAAAATGGGTGCCATCGTTTCTAAAACGGATGCTAAAAATGCCGATTTAATTTATGATTTTGGATTGAATTTAGGGCTAGCTTTTCAATTACAAGACGATTATTTGGACACTTTTGGCGATCCTGAAACCTTTGGAAAACAAATTGCAGGCGATATAATTGAAAACAAAAAAACCTATTTGTATATACAAGCGTTGAAACTAGCAGATAAAAGAGATCAACAAAAATTGCAGTTTTTTTACAATCAAAAATTAGAAGATAACTCAATTAAAATTACAGAAGTTACCAGAATTTTTGAATTGTATGACATTCCGATTTTGATAAAAGCTGAAATTGAATCCTTTACAGATAAAGCATTTGAAACTTTACAAGAAATGAACATTCCTCAATCAGACAAAGAAAATTTAAGAAACTTTGGATTGTGGTTAATGAATAGAACAGTCTAA
- a CDS encoding TetR/AcrR family transcriptional regulator codes for MKESIIDKSCELFLNLGFKSVTMDEIAAAMGVSKKTIYKYFSNKTALVTSVTNTMFEKISCGIDHVCGIDLNPIDEIFAIKKLVMEHLKDEKSSPQYQLQKYYPKLFSSLKQKQFQIMQKCVIENLHKGVKMGLYRADIDVDFISRIYFLGVTGIKDNDMFPIKNHVMKNLMNQYLDYHLRGICTPKGILQLEKQLNEN; via the coding sequence ATGAAAGAATCCATTATCGACAAATCGTGTGAATTATTCTTAAACTTAGGTTTTAAGAGTGTTACTATGGATGAAATTGCAGCTGCAATGGGTGTTTCCAAAAAAACGATTTACAAATACTTTAGTAACAAAACTGCTCTAGTTACGTCTGTAACAAACACCATGTTCGAAAAAATTTCTTGTGGAATTGACCATGTTTGTGGCATTGATTTAAATCCAATTGATGAAATTTTTGCCATTAAAAAATTAGTAATGGAACATTTAAAGGATGAAAAATCTTCTCCTCAGTATCAATTACAAAAATACTATCCAAAATTATTTTCTTCTCTAAAACAAAAACAGTTTCAAATCATGCAAAAATGTGTGATTGAAAACTTACACAAAGGGGTTAAAATGGGACTATATAGAGCAGATATTGATGTAGATTTTATCTCTAGAATTTATTTTTTAGGTGTAACTGGTATTAAAGATAATGACATGTTTCCTATCAAAAACCATGTAATGAAAAACTTAATGAACCAATATTTAGACTATCATTTACGAGGAATTTGTACTCCAAAAGGAATTCTTCAACTTGAAAAACAATTAAACGAAAATTGA